In the Populus trichocarpa isolate Nisqually-1 chromosome 1, P.trichocarpa_v4.1, whole genome shotgun sequence genome, TCACATCTATTAGGCctgttcacggttcggttcgaACCAcaaaaaccaaccgaaccgagtaccttaaatttttgaaaatacaaaccgaaccgaaccaaattccggttcaaaccgaaccggttcggttcggttaaatTCGGTTTTATAgcaaaaaaactggaaaatcTAATCATCCTATCAATGAAAGAGACCTCTCCTAAATCAGCTTGTAAATTAACAAactgtagagaaaaaaaaagagaaaagcaaaccCCTAAATCTTGTCGTCGATTGATTTCAGGAGGAGGTTAAGAACTTCAACATGGTAGAACCAAAAATCCATTCAAATCCCTGGCATCTAAACCCCCATAAGACTATAACTAACACCATTGAGTGCTGATCTTCGATTTCTACCCCCagcccttttttatatataaatttaaccaAACAACTAGTATTCAAAAATCATAGCTATCATCATCAAGCAACTGCTGGGTTCTCATCAGAGAAAAAGGCATCAGATTCAGAGAGGGAGCCCTTCTCCTTGCGATCAGcaaaatcatcatcaccatcggGATCTCGAGCAGGATCAAACTTGTTCATGGCGGAAATAGCCTTGTCGAGGAAGGGTTTAAAAGCCATCTCAATAGCTTGCCACCCAAATACAAGAGCCCTGAATGCAACCACTGCCTGTAGTTGAAAACttgaaagggaaaggaagaatGATTTTTGAGGTGGAAAGTTGGTTGCACTGCAGTCTTTGCCACAGACAATGATTTTTTGTGAGGGAAGGGGAGTTTGTGAAAGCAGGGGAGAGGGGGGGTTATGTTAGGTAGGGTTAGGTTAATTAACTATTTATACTCCTTGGCTGCCAGCgggttttttatgattttttggttggtccggttcggtttgtcggttttataactaaaaccgaaaccgaaccggacctgttaaaatttatggttttaaaaatcagtttaatcggttttttcatttcagttcggttttttcggttaatttttctccggttttctcggttaatcggtttttttaaacaccCCTAACAtctattgatttggtggctaTTGGCATCGAGGTAGAAAAGGTctcaccttcttcttttttctcccccTTTTTGGACGCCATAAATGTTTGAGTTAGACAAAttcatcattttgattttgttttgtaccGATTAGTAATAGATATTGTtagtattatttgttttatttctttattgaataatgatttaataaattaatatatccaAAAATAGCAACacagaaatataaataagaacaaaaatgaatgCGTGCGGACAATCAAATGGAGAAAATCAACAAGTTAATGCACTAATTTGATATTAACTTATAACTCGggttatgaattaaattttaattttgaattaaaaaaacttgaaaagataatcttcttggtttcttttttaaaacacaatgtcATGTAACATAACCTTTGAAGTTCAAGGATATAACTGAATCATGTTtgagttaataattatattcaaCTTAATTtctgatattttataaattgtcaaaaaaaatttggattgaGCAGGTGATTTATCAGGttgaactaatttttttgtAGATATTACAGATATTCTCGAGTTGAGTTTATATTTCTAATTCTCATGAGTCTGTATTTAGAGATGAACCTACAACATGGACTGTTGGTATTATGACACTTTCAATGTTAGGTAATTCAACACCTTGCATCACTATTAAATTCTAATTACTCTTCTCTTCATGAAAGAGATAAgcttttttttgtcatgttaaaaaaatctagtaGGAAACTCAATAACAAGAACTTTGAagctgaaatatttttaaataaaataaaaataaatattcaattaataaactatcaaatataaagacaAAAGAAGTATATGGTATATGGGTTGAGTTGTGTTGACCGAGTTTCAAAAATCCTGACTAGTCACTCGACTcatgatatctattttttagattttttaatttaatatcattagTAATATCTGCATTATCTGACTTTGACGAGTTGAGTCAggtaaaataatacaaatattatagataaatcaatttttttcaacaccTCTAGCTCATTCTAGGCTCCAGATTCTTGGATCAGCAAGTTGCCTTGTCAAGTTaggttgaattttataaatatagctATAAAACCTAGTCTTCATGTAAGAATAAGaaattgtttggtattgtgtagtttttattttttgtttaaccaTAGAGAAAAAGTTGTTTGGCTAGCCCAATAGTTTCTACATTTTATACTGGTATCATGCACAATTATATTTCAAaccttggttttttaaaaactaaaataacatgattttcatGAATGAAgaccttctttttattttatttttttatgtaaaaatttatctcacaatagttttaatcaaatacatattttttaaacttattttttaaagaaaaccatGACTAATAATGTTAttcttaaacttatttttaaaaaaactacaatcactaaatattaaacataaacTAAAAACTTACTGACTTTGAAGTTTGAGCAAATGTACAAAAATAGAAAGACagcaaaagagagagagagagagagagagagagagatagagagagttGCCCAAAGTCTCAAAACAGGAAAAGTGCAAAGCCGGAAAGGTTGCAAATGTGGTCGTCTAATTTTAAGTATACACAACTGGTAAATGACGCGCAATTAAGAACAGCCACAGCCTGCGATTATTAAAAGCAAACCTGTTTAGTACTAATTCTGAAAATTACACCTAAAATCTTTCCAAGCCATAGAGAGAAACCCGGTGGGTGGCTAGCTtctacaagagaaaaaaaaaaacattccacTCTCTATATATAGTTCTTGAAAACCAGAAAAGCTGTGTGTATCTCAACCCCATAAAGGCATTATCAATTtgctttctctcctctctcaacaaccgagaaaaaaaggagagggaATTTAGCATCAAATATGGGAGGCTGCGCTAGTGTACCAAAGGACTTGAAGGATGAGGTTGGCTCCGCCCCAGCACCCGAGCCTCCCATGGAGGAAACCGCGGAGAACAATGAAGCTGTGAAGGTTGAGCTAGAGGCCGTAGAAAaggttgaagaagaaaatgctGAGAAGAGTGACGATTATAAGAAGTCCCTTGGATCATTGCTTAATGAGGTAATTAAATACCTTAAGACAATTTTCTCATTCTATGCTGTTttcgtaattatttttttgccttCCATTAATTTTCTCAAACATCCATCCATGCACGAGTATTGCCATGCAATTTTACCCATGGATCGATCAAGTTATTCTCAAGCCATTTCAAATGCATTTGCAGAATGAAGTACAGATGGAAACAACAAGCGAAAGCAAGGAAGAGGAAGTTCCATGCAAGCAAAACGAAGAACAAGCAGCAACTGAGGCTCCTGCGGCTGAATCAGAGAAAGAACAAATCAAGAATGCTGAGGAAAAGGCTAcaggagaaaagaaagaagacattTAGGAATTATACTTGGAGAGCCATGGatgtttagaaataaatttaaagaaacactTGTTTTCCCAGCTTCTGCCACACTTGCGggtgtatatttttataaacaacacCGAGAGTtgtttatttcttcaattatattaaatccctttttttttctcttctttttttggggTGATTCCAACAAATTTGAcaagataaatacaaattagaattgataatataattaaattgtttatatataagtGGTATATATACATGGAGATGGATATTGTTAATGTTAGATATAtttaaagtaataataataataatatagtcTTCCATTATATTCATGTTTTCATAATTCTTTattactttcattttctttaattaaactCTCACAATTACGGTATAAAAAGCAGAATTGATAATCAATTCACATGCTTTGAATGGCTATCTTACTTAGCTTGGGAATCAGAACCATCACACACCCTACCCTACCTAGCTCGAGAATCAGCTAGCCATTAATTGAAGATTGGAATCAAACAAATTGCAGGTGGTTGGGGTTTAGAGTAGACAGCGAGAGAGAGACTCAACCTTTCATTTTTCATTCGTATCTATTGCCCTACCCTAATTCCTTTCTATGCGGAAATATGCCGTAAATTGATCATTTAACTGACCCCAACAAAACTGGCCTGGCacaccacccccccccccccccccccaataaGAAtcgaattcaaaaaattatgttacATTTTGTAATTTCATTACCCTGGGGATCCTTCCTGCAGAGCCACTTCTGATCCTCCTTGCAGACAAACTCCAACCATGAGAGAAACCATGTCCTTGATTGGCGTCCTGAAAATGGGCAGTTGATTCCATCATTTCCCGGCGACACAATTATGGTCGCCCAGCTGTAGGTGATTCTCCGACCAGAACACATTTGTCATGAGAGCCAAAGCCGAGAAGATGTTATTTGGTTCTCTAGTTTAATCCTATCCAATGTCAGTGTATTCCGGCAACAAAGAATAATCATCAAGACCCAATATCAAATCAGGAACATAGATATGCGGGACAGCTTCGGAGATCTTCGTTTCCACTGAAAGTTCTTTTTCCATGAATGAAATAGAAAACCCATCCTTATCATCCTGAATGACTTCTGGTGGCAGGTCAAACCTTAAATTGGGATCCCTATCTGACAGTGGTTGCATTACTGGCTCGGCATGTCCTTCATTTTGCTCCAGCAAAGTTTTCCTCGTCTTTGACCTAGGAGGCTTGGTTGACTCAGAGACAGTTAGCTTGTGCTTTCCCAAGGACTGAGTCTTTGAAGCCAGCCACAACTTCAAATCATTTGCTGGTAACACAGATGAAGAAGCTCTTGCTGCATCCCTGTGACGAGGGAGAAAAAGACTTTTAGCCAGTTACTAAAGAATCAAATACTTGTACATGTTTCACAGACCAATGGCATGGATTCATTTTATTAGCACCTGAAACTAATGATAAATGGCCTCAGTACCACTTATCAATTCCTCAATATTTACAATCACTcgtaataaaacaaatatccgGGAATTTTGGAAAAGATgcattaaaatttcaagaaattgatGAAATGCATGAAAATCAAGAGACTAGCCAAGCACTATAGCTGCCAGAGGGGAAGAATACAAAAGCAGCACAAGTCAATCGGTCAACCCAGTTCCAGTACAAGAAAGTAACAAATTGAATGCATTGCAAGAGTGAAACCTTAAACTCTATGTCCAACAAAACTGCGCTGCTAACGCCAGTGTCTTCAATGTCATCAAACAGGAAATACAAGGAGACTATCCATACCACACAAGCAGATCCATGTAATCTTCGTGATTGCAAGAAAACATACCTGAATCGATTTTCAGCTATGCTTGTGGATGCCCTGAGATGGTGAGCCGCCGCTCTATCCTTATTTACAGACATCCATGGTGCTGAGCCAGGTATTGACAAACTTATTACAGGTGGGAATGGaatcaaataatcattttcCTCCTTTTGGAATTCCAATGTTATTTCCAGCTTCTCGCCTACAGCAGGAGCTTCTTCATTCACATTGGAATTGGAAACTCTATCACCTGGCCTTCTACTGCTGGCATCATGGAGTGCAGCTGCCAGCAACTTGGTACTCTGTCCCAAATTAGtgaatttcattctttttgCCGATTCCCTCAAGGAGTTCCAAGGTAACGGATTAACAGAAGAATTGAAAACCCTTCCACTGTTATAAAGGGCATTTCGAGATGATGGcatgttttgttgattttcaaCACGAGATTTCACCCTCCACACAGAAGAAAGCAGTGCTGTGAAGTGCTTCTGGAGAAGTAACTCATGGTCTGGCTGCTCAGCAACAACATTTAACAACATCCGTATGTTATCCTGATGCAACAAAAAATCGATCAGCACAAGCTTTACTGTCTAATCTATTTCATCATAGAATTACCAAACTATTGTTTTCTCTAGTTACATTGTGATATTTCCCATCAatcattaaaattgattattcACTCAAAGTCATAAAAAATGCAGCAGGCATTTTTTTAAAGTAGTAGTAGTTTCACTATGATCAtatatgcatataaaattaacCATTCAGAATTAGATTATTCTGAGAAAAAAAACGTGCATAACTGCAGTTTCGGAGATAATGGCTATGCAGGCTGATAaagtttattgttattaatcaCCAAGAAATTTGCATTAGTTGAATCCTATTCAATGGTACACCAGAAATCCCTAACCCGTGATGAATATTAATGATTAGCAGTTAATTAAAGCATTTCTTCTGTGGCCGAAGAGCCTGTTTTGTTATCTTTTGAgcaccaaaacaaataaatatataaaaaaaaaattgaataacaaaAACCAAAGGGATAGCTAATCCAAACATCAGTAACTGTTATCAATCAATTGTTGGAATTACTGACCAGTGTGGTTGGTATCTGCAGGACAATAACTGAATAGGGTTCACGAGTGCAAATAAGCATCCAGTTTTCAATTAGCAAGTCTGATTAAATAAATGAATGTCTTCAGGAGCCTTTTCCTATTCTCAGCATCTTCTTTCCCTAATTTCTCTATATGGAACACATTTGAATGCAAAGGAAATCAGACTTACCTCGGTTACTTTCAGAAGGGCCTTCCCAGGGACCATGTTGCTCATCTTTTCATTATTAATAGGATTTTCcggagaaaataaaacatatctGTGGATTAGCTCCCTAAATCTCTCACAACAATGAACTGGATGGCGGTATCTTCCCCGATAAAACCCACCAGCAGTCATCCCATACAGAATTTCACTGACCAAGCTCCAATGTGGACCATATTCATGTACAACAGCACATAATACTGCATCCTCCTGTGGCATCCATAAAGCAGGTGGTGGAACACAATCTTTCAACCAAACATTCCCCTTCTTCAACTTCTCTGGCTTTATCATCAAAACCCGTTTCACTGGCATGGTACTGATGGATATTTTCCCTCCCATTTTGCTCCTGCTAGCTGGCTTCTGCTCAATATCGGAAACCACAACCTCATATGGTTTTAGTTCCGTAAATCTGTCATGCTGCTTTCCAGACAGGTCTGAATCTACACTAAAAGTGCACGTTTCTGGACCCTTTTTGAATTTCTTAGTCTTCTTCGACCTCGTTTTGTCAATACAAATTGCTGATTCTGCTTTCTTACGCTTTCTCCACATACTGGAACAAGGAGACATCGTATCCGAATATgtaccatcatcatcatcatctacaGACAAAGTTTCCATTGATACCTCCTCTTTCACGTGTTTCAATTCAGAAGTCAAAGATTCTTTCTTCAGAGATTTGAACTTGGCTTTCTTTGGTTTCTTCTTAGACTTCAATTTAGGATTACGTGGCATTTTATACCTGCTAAAATGAAACAGGTTAGTAACTGAGCATTTCATCTgacaataaaaagaacaagtGCCAGTCAGGTGTGCCCAAGAAATAGCCACCTTTAGAGACAATAAAGCGGAATGATTTTTCCAAGCTTACCACCAGAATACATAGCAGCAAGCTTGTCGGACAGATTCATGAAAAGTAAGGAGAACAGTGCCTGCTTCATTCTTAATGACCAAAAATCTACCCGTGCAACAAGGATTTGGCACAAGGCTCTGTTTTCCCTTTGTCTCAAGCATTGTTCTAAACCCAACCCTCATGCACTATTTAGTTTCATCTCAAGATGGGGAGTTGAATAGCTCGGTTAGAATGcaagtttcaattttattcatatttattaatGACATTAATATCTGAACCATTTAAGTGATGTCTCAATGGAACCATAAATGGTCAAAAAACTCAATCTATACTGAAGCATCCATTCTATTCAGCATTAATAACTTGTCATTGCAGTAGTTTGAGCCCAGGAGACCTCCAGCATGTGTCTCCCACACTACAAATGCACTGCCTGGTAAATATCAACTGCTTGTGTGAAATTTTAATGATACTAGGGCATTCGCTTCCAAAAGCCACATGCTGCCACAAGAGATAGCAAGTATAAAATAACAGAACACCCCTCAGCCCTCggccataaaaattaaaaagacgaAAAAAGTTACCTAATTGCTGACCTACATCCCAAAACAccttaatttcatcttttttaataaacaaagttagatagCCAGCACAATAAATTCATGACAAGTTCAGAATTGTCTTACACCATAGCATCTAAATGTCCATCATCTGCACCTTCCTTCTCATTAGCTTCAGCTTCCTGTTCTTCCAACAGCTAAAAgaacacaataataataagcttTCAGAcacatttaaagaaaacaaaatttacagCATGTGACAAAATTCACTAACCTGATGTTGAGTTAATGCCTCAACTTCTTGTCGGTATGCCTCAGTCGCAAAATCAGCATCCCATCCTGATATAAGGAGAAAAATCATCACTTCTACTTATGATTGGCACTgtacataatataaaaattgcttatcctaaaaaattcaaatgaaaaatagaaaCTAGATATCACATGCCATGTAGTTATTCATTATAAACTTAAGTTGAAGAAAGGTCTTGAAACCCAAATTACGAGTTTTATAAATGgtttcaacaagaaaaatagaaacgattaaaaggagaaaaacatgatttcaatATTTCTATCCCACCATCATGCTTTGCaatcaagactaaaaaaaactaccaaTTTTCTCAGAAAAAAGTATTGCAAGTTACTAATTTGTAGATTTGATTCATTCAAGGACAAActagcacaaaaagaaaaatgcttaCTTTCATAAACCAATggttcctcatcatcatcaatctcAGCTTCCATTTCCTCCTTGTACTTCTCAATACGATCAAGCTCCCATTCGGTCTCCTCAAACCCAACTTGAGATTCCAAGGCTGCTTTGTCTATAATTGGATCCCACAATTCCAGAAACCGAACCGCATATCTGTCAATTGGACGTAGCTGATTCTCAAAGGATGAGATAGCTTGTCCAGCAgcagccgccgccgccgccatcTGTTTGACATCAGCCAACATATCAACATCTTCATTGCCAGTAAGAGTTACAGCTCTCTCTTCAATGCAACCATTCTCTTTTAAATTCACTGCACCATCTTTACTATAAGTTGTCATCTCATGGTCTGTAGGCTCATCAGCCTTCATATCATCATCATTCACAAATTCATCATCTTCCAATCTCCCAATGGCCTCTTCAGTAAACTCTTGGTTGTCTACAGCCTCTTCCTGTTCGACTTTCTTCAATGCCATGTAATCTGCTTCATCTTCTGCATATTTCAGAGCAGCATCCACATCTGCATTAGACAAAGACACCTCGTTTCCATTGTTATGGTTTTTCTCCCTCTGCATATTCTTAATCTGAAGTGTTTTATGCCCTGAGAATAATTCCATAGGATTGAGCTTCTTGAAAAATTCCGTATTGTACCCTCCACTCTGTATTACTAGATCATCAAGAGCACGCTTCTGATTGGCTTtctttaaaatgttttcttcaATGGTGCTCTCACTGATTAACCTGTAGATATGTACTTCACGTGTCTGTCCTATCCGATGGCAGCGGTCTTGGGCCTGTTGATCCATAGCAGGATTCCAGTCACTATCATAGAAGATTACAGTATCTGCCCCTACAAGATTGATGCCAACACCTCCACTACGGGTTGATAAAATGAAGATAAAGATTTTGGGATTTGTGTTGAAACGCTGCATTAATGTTTGTCTCTCCTCTGGTTGAGTGGATCCATCTAAGCGCATGTAAGTGTAGCCATACAAATTCATGAAAACCTCCAAAATATCAAGCATCTTAGTCATCTGTGTGAATATTAATACCCGGTGTCCTTCTGACTTCAACTTCCTGAGCAAAATTGCAAGCTCCTGCAATTTACCACAGTCAAACTGTATTAGACGCCTGTCTGGAAAATAAAGTTGTCTCCGAACAATTGCAGGTCTGATAGGTGAAAGAAGAGGTAACAACATTTCAGAGCATTTCTCCTCATAAGTTGAATGAAGAAACACTGGAGTTCTAATCTGACTACACCAGAAGACAGGTACTGGGGTACGTGCTGCTGGAATTGCAAACATAAATGATTCCACAAGATCAGTCATCTTCTGGAACCGTTCAATTGGTGAAAGAATAACATCACCCAGCTTAGAAGAGTACAAGTAAGAGAGTCGCTCAGTTTTATGGCGATGGACATCATAGATGGGATGCTTCACTGTGAGAAGTTCTCGTAGGGTTGTTGAGTATATGGGTTTTTTCTGACACCTCAAGGAATTCCACCATGCAATAGATGCTGCCCGTTGCTTCACTTCTCTTAATCTCTCCTCCAATAATGACTTtctaatctcttcaaaaatattttttccaggCAACTTCTTCCAATGTTTAGATCCCGGTCCAACTTCTTCTATGTTATCCAGGTTGGAACGCTCCTTAATTAATCTTGATGGA is a window encoding:
- the LOC18094897 gene encoding protein PHOTOPERIOD-INDEPENDENT EARLY FLOWERING 1 isoform X1 is translated as MASKGPRSKLDHETRARRQKALEAPREPRRPKTHWDHVLEEMVWLSKDFESERKWKLAQAKKVALRASKGMLDQATRGEKKLKEEEQRLRKVALNISKDVKKFWVKIEKLVLYKHQMELDEKKKKALDKQLEFLLGQTERYSTMLAENLVDKPSEQYAAQDKPRIAYKKGDDANIPEQVNDEPQLDTTDNDDEYDVQSEDEVEDDEHTIEEDEALITAEERQEELEALHNETDIPLEELLNRYPVEKGSGESSENGAKPSANGEDHCERKGNDMSAASDMEISCSPVNASRRCGENNGALPIPDNDLLEIRTNETRNQLSISDDPAKERVPYDFSDEQEDGDFDLAAEEEKDDETTLLEEEELAKADSKNPIDEISLLQKESEIPLEELLARYTKEPNNEVSEDESEYASLLSDNVSNSPGHEDELKQLDNSMDGIVECGNHPLVEEQEKGNEKISEDGRESENRIADAAAAARSAQPTGNTFSTTKVRTKFPFLLKYPLREYQHIGLDWLVTMYEKRLNGILADEMGLGKTIMTIALLAHLACEKGIWGPHLIVVPTSVMLNWETEFFKWCPAFKILTYFGSAKERKCKRQGWLKPNSFHVCITTYRLVIQDSKVFKRKKWKYLILDEAHLIKNWKSQRWQTLLNFNSKRRILLTGTPLQNDLMELWSLMHFLMPHIFQSHQEFKDWFSNPITGMVEGQERVNKEVVDRLHNVLRPFILRRLKRDVEKQLPMKHEHVIYCRLSRRQRNLYEDFIASSETQATLATANFFGMISIIMQLRKVCNHPDLFEGRPIISSFDMAGIDMQLSSSVCSMLSPGPLSSVDLCALGLIFTHLDFSMASWEYDEVKSIATPSRLIKERSNLDNIEEVGPGSKHWKKLPGKNIFEEIRKSLLEERLREVKQRAASIAWWNSLRCQKKPIYSTTLRELLTVKHPIYDVHRHKTERLSYLYSSKLGDVILSPIERFQKMTDLVESFMFAIPAARTPVPVFWCSQIRTPVFLHSTYEEKCSEMLLPLLSPIRPAIVRRQLYFPDRRLIQFDCGKLQELAILLRKLKSEGHRVLIFTQMTKMLDILEVFMNLYGYTYMRLDGSTQPEERQTLMQRFNTNPKIFIFILSTRSGGVGINLVGADTVIFYDSDWNPAMDQQAQDRCHRIGQTREVHIYRLISESTIEENILKKANQKRALDDLVIQSGGYNTEFFKKLNPMELFSGHKTLQIKNMQREKNHNNGNEVSLSNADVDAALKYAEDEADYMALKKVEQEEAVDNQEFTEEAIGRLEDDEFVNDDDMKADEPTDHEMTTYSKDGAVNLKENGCIEERAVTLTGNEDVDMLADVKQMAAAAAAAGQAISSFENQLRPIDRYAVRFLELWDPIIDKAALESQVGFEETEWELDRIEKYKEEMEAEIDDDEEPLVYERWDADFATEAYRQEVEALTQHQLLEEQEAEANEKEGADDGHLDAMVYKMPRNPKLKSKKKPKKAKFKSLKKESLTSELKHVKEEVSMETLSVDDDDDGTYSDTMSPCSSMWRKRKKAESAICIDKTRSKKTKKFKKGPETCTFSVDSDLSGKQHDRFTELKPYEVVVSDIEQKPASRSKMGGKISISTMPVKRVLMIKPEKLKKGNVWLKDCVPPPALWMPQEDAVLCAVVHEYGPHWSLVSEILYGMTAGGFYRGRYRHPVHCCERFRELIHRYVLFSPENPINNEKMSNMVPGKALLKVTEDNIRMLLNVVAEQPDHELLLQKHFTALLSSVWRVKSRVENQQNMPSSRNALYNSGRVFNSSVNPLPWNSLRESAKRMKFTNLGQSTKLLAAALHDASSRRPGDRVSNSNVNEEAPAVGEKLEITLEFQKEENDYLIPFPPVISLSIPGSAPWMSVNKDRAAAHHLRASTSIAENRFRDAARASSSVLPANDLKLWLASKTQSLGKHKLTVSESTKPPRSKTRKTLLEQNEGHAEPVMQPLSDRDPNLRFDLPPEVIQDDKDGFSISFMEKELSVETKISEAVPHIYVPDLILGLDDYSLLPEYTDIG
- the LOC18094897 gene encoding protein PHOTOPERIOD-INDEPENDENT EARLY FLOWERING 1 isoform X3, giving the protein MASKGPRSKLDHETRARRQKALEAPREPRRPKTHWDHVLEEMVWLSKDFESERKWKLAQAKKVALRASKGMLDQATRGEKKLKEEEQRLRKVALNISKDVKKFWVKIEKLVLYKHQMELDEKKKKALDKQLEFLLGQTERYSTMLAENLVDKPSEQYAAQDKPRIAYKKGDDANIPEQVNDEPQLDTTDNDDEYDVQSEDEVEDDEHTIEEDEALITAEERQEELEALHNETDIPLEELLNRYPVEKGSGESSENGAKPSANGEDHCERKGNDMSAASDMEISCSPVNASRRCVSYNDLLEIRTNETRNQLSISDDPAKERVPYDFSDEQEDGDFDLAAEEEKDDETTLLEEEELAKADSKNPIDEISLLQKESEIPLEELLARYTKEPNNEVSEDESEYASLLSDNVSNSPGHEDELKQLDNSMDGIVECGNHPLVEEQEKGNEKISEDGRESENRIADAAAAARSAQPTGNTFSTTKVRTKFPFLLKYPLREYQHIGLDWLVTMYEKRLNGILADEMGLGKTIMTIALLAHLACEKGIWGPHLIVVPTSVMLNWETEFFKWCPAFKILTYFGSAKERKCKRQGWLKPNSFHVCITTYRLVIQDSKVFKRKKWKYLILDEAHLIKNWKSQRWQTLLNFNSKRRILLTGTPLQNDLMELWSLMHFLMPHIFQSHQEFKDWFSNPITGMVEGQERVNKEVVDRLHNVLRPFILRRLKRDVEKQLPMKHEHVIYCRLSRRQRNLYEDFIASSETQATLATANFFGMISIIMQLRKVCNHPDLFEGRPIISSFDMAGIDMQLSSSVCSMLSPGPLSSVDLCALGLIFTHLDFSMASWEYDEVKSIATPSRLIKERSNLDNIEEVGPGSKHWKKLPGKNIFEEIRKSLLEERLREVKQRAASIAWWNSLRCQKKPIYSTTLRELLTVKHPIYDVHRHKTERLSYLYSSKLGDVILSPIERFQKMTDLVESFMFAIPAARTPVPVFWCSQIRTPVFLHSTYEEKCSEMLLPLLSPIRPAIVRRQLYFPDRRLIQFDCGKLQELAILLRKLKSEGHRVLIFTQMTKMLDILEVFMNLYGYTYMRLDGSTQPEERQTLMQRFNTNPKIFIFILSTRSGGVGINLVGADTVIFYDSDWNPAMDQQAQDRCHRIGQTREVHIYRLISESTIEENILKKANQKRALDDLVIQSGGYNTEFFKKLNPMELFSGHKTLQIKNMQREKNHNNGNEVSLSNADVDAALKYAEDEADYMALKKVEQEEAVDNQEFTEEAIGRLEDDEFVNDDDMKADEPTDHEMTTYSKDGAVNLKENGCIEERAVTLTGNEDVDMLADVKQMAAAAAAAGQAISSFENQLRPIDRYAVRFLELWDPIIDKAALESQVGFEETEWELDRIEKYKEEMEAEIDDDEEPLVYERWDADFATEAYRQEVEALTQHQLLEEQEAEANEKEGADDGHLDAMVYKMPRNPKLKSKKKPKKAKFKSLKKESLTSELKHVKEEVSMETLSVDDDDDGTYSDTMSPCSSMWRKRKKAESAICIDKTRSKKTKKFKKGPETCTFSVDSDLSGKQHDRFTELKPYEVVVSDIEQKPASRSKMGGKISISTMPVKRVLMIKPEKLKKGNVWLKDCVPPPALWMPQEDAVLCAVVHEYGPHWSLVSEILYGMTAGGFYRGRYRHPVHCCERFRELIHRYVLFSPENPINNEKMSNMVPGKALLKVTEDNIRMLLNVVAEQPDHELLLQKHFTALLSSVWRVKSRVENQQNMPSSRNALYNSGRVFNSSVNPLPWNSLRESAKRMKFTNLGQSTKLLAAALHDASSRRPGDRVSNSNVNEEAPAVGEKLEITLEFQKEENDYLIPFPPVISLSIPGSAPWMSVNKDRAAAHHLRASTSIAENRFRDAARASSSVLPANDLKLWLASKTQSLGKHKLTVSESTKPPRSKTRKTLLEQNEGHAEPVMQPLSDRDPNLRFDLPPEVIQDDKDGFSISFMEKELSVETKISEAVPHIYVPDLILGLDDYSLLPEYTDIG